One genomic window of Glycine soja cultivar W05 chromosome 9, ASM419377v2, whole genome shotgun sequence includes the following:
- the LOC114425443 gene encoding heavy metal-associated isoprenylated plant protein 39-like yields the protein MKKVVLKVDLHGDRIKQKAMKTASGLSGVESVYVDIKDMKMIVLGDIDPVSAVSKLRKCCHTELVSVGPAKEDKEKEKDKPAKVLVPFKHYESYPLYYQMTPQYNQSYYVTSYEENPSGCVIC from the exons ATGAAG AAAGTAGTGTTAAAGGTGGACTTACATGGTGATAGAATCAAGCAAAAAGCTATGAAGACAGCATCTGGCCTTTCTg GGGTTGAATCAGTTTATGTTGACATCAAAGATATGAAAATGATCGTGTTGGGGGACATCGATCCAGTGAGTGCAGTGTCCAAGCTACGAAAGTGTTGTCACACTGAATTAGTTTCAGTAGGACCAGCAAAAGAAGAtaaggagaaagaaaaggacAAGCCAGCAAAAGTACTTGTTCCTTTCAAGCACTATGAATCGTATCCCCTTTATTATCAGATGACACCACAGTATAATCAAAGTTACTATGTCACAAGTTATGAAGAGAATCCTAGCGGCTGTGTCATTTGCTAA